One Verrucomicrobiia bacterium genomic window, TCAGAATCAGTGTGTCGCCCGGGTGTAGAAAATTAACCAGATCGGGGAACCGGTGGTGACTGACTTGGTTGGTTGGTCGGTCCAGAACCAACAACCGGGACCCATCCCGGTGCTCCGCCGGCGCTTGGGCGATGAGCTCCGGCGGCAGTTCAAAGTGAAAGTCAGCAGTCCGCATGGGCCGTAACGTTATCGATTTTTGACTTTCCGTCACGCAGAAGGCGATTTCCCGCAATTTTTAGACGAATTCTTGGGTTTTTCGACTGGACTGACGGTCGTCCACCCTCGGTTGTCCACCTGACTGGCCAAAAATGTGAATAACATCTGGATAAAACCATCCGATTGCCGTTGACAGGGAGTGGGTTGAAGTGGTTAAAAATGGGGCGCGGTGGGGTAAAATGGGGTATTTGGAAAGCGGTGTGAATAAATCATGGAAGTGAACGGACAACTGGGCCGCACGTATTACAACTCGATCTATCGCCACGGCGTGGACGAGAAGCGGCGCGTTCAGATTCCGGCCATGTGGCGTCCCGCCAACGGCGGAATCGAGTTCACAGTGATTTTGTGGCCGCAATCGAATGAGGGTCCGTGTTTGCGAGTGTTGCCGCCGGATCAGATGTCGGAATTGATGCGCGATATCGACGGCATGCCCAATGGTGATCCGAAAAAGACGGTGCTCAAGCGCGTCATCGGTGGCGCCTCGGTGCAGGTGGCGGTGGACAAGGGCGGGCGCATTTGCATTCCCGATGAAATGGCGCGGGGCGCGGGGCTCAAAGATGAAGCTGTGCTCGTCGGTTTGCTGGACCGCTTTGAGATTTGGAATCCGGAACGATTCGAACGGGTGAAGGCTGCGGATGCAGTCCTGGCCCAAGAGGCATTCAAACTGATGGAATAACCATGAGCTTGGGAAAATTACTCGCCACCGGGCGCAGCCTGGTCAGCGG contains:
- a CDS encoding division/cell wall cluster transcriptional repressor MraZ; this encodes MEVNGQLGRTYYNSIYRHGVDEKRRVQIPAMWRPANGGIEFTVILWPQSNEGPCLRVLPPDQMSELMRDIDGMPNGDPKKTVLKRVIGGASVQVAVDKGGRICIPDEMARGAGLKDEAVLVGLLDRFEIWNPERFERVKAADAVLAQEAFKLME